One Thermoanaerobacter pseudethanolicus ATCC 33223 DNA window includes the following coding sequences:
- the coaBC gene encoding bifunctional phosphopantothenoylcysteine decarboxylase/phosphopantothenate--cysteine ligase CoaBC: MNTSKKNVVLGVTGGIAAYKAADLTSRLVKKDINVDVIMTKEATNFINPLTFEALTNNKVVVDMFEDRKYWEIEHISLAKKADVFAIVPATANIIAKIAHGIADDMLTTTILATKSPVLIAPAMNTNMYTNPVTQKNIKILKEYGFLFVEPAAGRLACGTYGAGRLADVEEIEKAILELLDNEKKRDFEGKKVLVTAGPTREPLDPVRYITNRSSGKMGYEIAKALVERGAQVILISGPTYIEVPKDVTFIPVETAVDMYNAVMMHLNEVDIVIGAAAVSDYRPKEMKKEKIKKDEEKLTIELVKNPDIMYEVGQKKGNKISIGFAAETTNLVEYAQRKLKEKNMDLIVANDVTQKGAGFEVDTNIIKIIDRDLNVKEYPLMTKIEASHVILDEIAKLL; the protein is encoded by the coding sequence ATGAATACAAGCAAAAAAAATGTAGTATTAGGGGTTACAGGAGGTATAGCAGCTTATAAAGCTGCAGACCTTACATCTCGACTCGTAAAAAAAGACATAAATGTGGATGTCATAATGACAAAGGAAGCTACAAATTTTATAAATCCTCTCACTTTTGAGGCTTTAACTAACAATAAAGTAGTTGTTGATATGTTTGAGGATAGGAAATATTGGGAAATTGAGCATATTTCTTTAGCAAAAAAAGCTGATGTATTTGCAATAGTTCCTGCAACCGCAAATATTATTGCTAAAATTGCTCATGGGATTGCAGACGATATGTTAACTACTACTATTCTTGCTACAAAGAGTCCTGTACTAATTGCTCCCGCCATGAATACAAACATGTATACCAATCCTGTGACTCAAAAGAATATTAAAATTTTAAAAGAATATGGTTTTTTATTTGTGGAGCCAGCTGCCGGAAGGCTTGCTTGTGGAACTTATGGCGCAGGAAGATTGGCTGATGTAGAGGAGATTGAAAAAGCTATTTTAGAGTTATTGGACAATGAGAAAAAAAGAGATTTTGAAGGGAAAAAGGTGTTAGTAACAGCAGGGCCTACTCGAGAGCCTCTTGATCCTGTAAGATACATTACAAATCGCTCTTCGGGTAAAATGGGCTATGAGATTGCAAAAGCTTTAGTGGAAAGAGGGGCACAAGTGATTTTAATTTCTGGGCCTACTTATATAGAGGTACCTAAAGATGTGACTTTTATTCCTGTAGAAACAGCGGTAGATATGTACAATGCTGTCATGATGCACCTTAATGAAGTAGACATTGTCATAGGGGCTGCAGCTGTTTCTGACTACAGACCTAAAGAGATGAAAAAAGAAAAGATAAAAAAAGATGAAGAGAAATTAACTATTGAATTAGTTAAAAATCCAGACATAATGTATGAAGTAGGACAGAAAAAAGGAAACAAGATTTCGATAGGTTTTGCTGCTGAAACTACTAATTTAGTAGAATATGCACAAAGAAAGTTAAAGGAGAAAAATATGGATTTAATAGTTGCAAATGATGTAACTCAAAAGGGAGCAGGTTTTGAAGTAGACACGAATATAATAAAAATCATAGATAGAGATTTAAACGTAAAGGAGTATCCTTTGATGACAAAGATAGAAGCTTCTCATGTGATATTAGATGAAATAGCTAAATTGTTGTAA
- the rpoZ gene encoding DNA-directed RNA polymerase subunit omega, translated as MILYPSIVDLMEKVDSKYTLCSLVAKRARQLIAGDTKLVDIDSDKPVTIATEEVNNGLITYQRPKKYGIK; from the coding sequence ATGATTTTATATCCATCAATTGTAGATTTAATGGAAAAAGTAGATAGCAAATATACTTTGTGTTCTTTAGTTGCAAAAAGAGCAAGACAGCTTATTGCTGGTGACACTAAATTAGTAGACATAGATTCTGATAAACCTGTAACAATTGCTACAGAAGAAGTAAACAATGGACTTATTACTTATCAAAGACCGAAAAAATATGGAATAAAATAG
- a CDS encoding Rqc2 family fibronectin-binding protein: MALDGITLHAIIKELKEEIIGGRIDKIYQPEKEELIFIIRNKGKNYKLLLSANANYPRIYLAEENKENPAEPPMFCMLLRKFLQSGRIIDIKQVEFDRIVKIDIETKDELENQTIKTLIIEIMGRHSNIILIDKATQTIIDSIKRVYSDMSKVREVLPGRQYVYPPLQEKLNINNLSLPSFKEAVNNYKSKKIEKTLVDILQGFSPTLAREVTFRCNISDRFVESIEDEQIENLYQNIKKIYEDVLSLNLKPCIAFQENEVIDFSCIDLSQYITKTFFPTVNKAACKFFSEKANIVNLQVRSSDLRKIINNNLEKLYNKLDKLQQELNEAKNADTFRLYGELITANMHLLKKGMESFKTINYYTGEEIEIPIDKKYSPSENAQRYFKKYSKLKNANKIIEKQISDTLEEITYLEGQLVNLENCTLPSEIEEIKNELSEQGYIHKQQKKKISRQTLSQPLHVVSSDGFDIYIGKNNTQNDYLTLKFANPNDIWLHTKDMPGSHVIIKTNNKPVPETTLIEAAKLAAKYSKAKHSSNVPVDYTLKKYVKKPSGAKPGFVIYTSQKTLYVDPE; the protein is encoded by the coding sequence ATGGCTTTGGACGGCATAACTTTACATGCAATAATAAAAGAACTAAAAGAAGAAATTATTGGTGGAAGAATTGATAAAATATATCAACCTGAAAAAGAAGAATTAATCTTTATAATACGAAATAAAGGTAAAAACTATAAACTGCTATTGTCTGCTAATGCAAATTATCCAAGAATATATCTTGCAGAAGAAAATAAAGAAAATCCTGCTGAGCCTCCAATGTTTTGCATGCTATTGAGAAAATTTCTTCAAAGCGGCAGGATAATAGATATAAAACAAGTAGAATTTGACAGAATAGTAAAAATCGACATAGAAACAAAAGACGAATTAGAAAATCAAACAATTAAAACTCTAATTATTGAAATAATGGGAAGACACAGCAATATCATATTAATTGACAAAGCTACTCAAACGATAATAGATAGCATAAAAAGAGTATATTCCGATATGAGTAAAGTAAGAGAAGTACTACCTGGGAGGCAATATGTCTACCCACCACTGCAGGAAAAGTTAAATATAAATAATCTCTCGCTACCTTCTTTTAAAGAAGCTGTTAATAACTACAAGTCAAAAAAAATTGAAAAAACCTTAGTAGATATTTTACAAGGATTTAGCCCCACTTTGGCAAGAGAAGTTACTTTTAGATGTAATATATCTGACAGATTTGTAGAATCAATAGAAGATGAGCAAATTGAAAATCTATATCAAAACATAAAAAAAATATATGAAGATGTTTTAAGCTTAAATTTAAAACCTTGCATTGCCTTTCAGGAAAATGAAGTAATTGACTTTTCTTGTATTGATTTATCTCAATATATTACAAAAACTTTTTTCCCTACAGTGAACAAAGCTGCTTGTAAATTTTTCAGTGAAAAAGCAAATATAGTAAATTTGCAAGTAAGGTCCTCGGATTTAAGAAAAATCATCAACAACAATTTAGAAAAACTTTATAACAAATTAGATAAACTTCAACAAGAATTAAACGAAGCAAAAAATGCTGACACTTTTAGACTTTACGGCGAACTTATAACAGCAAATATGCATTTGTTAAAAAAAGGAATGGAAAGCTTCAAAACCATAAACTATTACACTGGTGAAGAAATTGAAATACCCATTGACAAAAAATATTCCCCTTCAGAAAATGCACAAAGATACTTTAAAAAATACAGCAAGTTAAAAAATGCCAATAAAATAATAGAAAAACAAATATCCGATACTCTTGAGGAAATAACTTATTTAGAAGGTCAACTAGTGAACTTGGAAAATTGTACATTACCATCAGAAATAGAGGAAATAAAAAATGAACTGTCTGAACAAGGGTATATACATAAGCAGCAAAAGAAAAAAATATCACGGCAAACTCTTTCTCAACCGTTACATGTAGTATCTTCAGACGGTTTCGACATATATATAGGGAAAAACAACACTCAAAACGATTATCTAACGTTAAAATTCGCAAATCCTAACGATATATGGCTTCACACAAAAGACATGCCAGGGTCTCACGTCATAATCAAGACAAATAACAAACCTGTGCCTGAAACAACTCTTATTGAAGCTGCAAAATTAGCCGCCAAATATAGCAAAGCGAAACATTCTTCAAATGTACCTGTTGATTATACCTTAAAAAAATACGTAAAAAAACCTTCTGGCGCAAAACCAGGTTTTGTAATATATACAAGCCAAAAGACCCTTTATGTAGACCCAGAGTAA
- the priA gene encoding primosomal protein N' has product MFAEVVVDIKSSNTDRVYTYRIPEGMNVKIGMRVSVPFNNRFIEGYVISITDKASYSVDKIKDIHRILDSYSIFDEKMIELAKWMKDYYKCYFSEALQTIMPVGIKQGEKKVKVVKINIDEIPSQLSKKAPKQYEILQYLKNRSPIRLSELVKVLNIDYGVIKSLQNKGYIEIYEEEVLRFSVKDIEKTKPLLLTEEQQRAVEEVKRSILTGTFDKYLLFGVTGSGKTEVYLQLIDEAIKIGKSAIVLVPEISLTPQTIERFVSRFGNRVAVIHSGLSPGERFDEWRKVKNGLVDVVVGVRNAVFAPFNNLGLIIIDEEHETTYKQSDLRPKYNAKEVAEKRCEIEKAVLVMASATPSLETYYKANKGEYKLIRLTKRINVSMPQIEVVNMSEELASGNTSIFSRKLFSYIKENLKRKEQTILFLNRRGYSSFVSCRDCGYVPKCPNCDISLTYHFEDKKLVCHYCGYEETMKDTCPKCGSKRIRYLGIGTERVENDIKKFFPNARVLRMDVDTTRKKGSHEKIFYDFRNGKADILIGTQMISKGFDIPNVTLVGVILADITLNLPDFRSSERTFQLLTQVAGRAGRGEKPGRVVIQTYEDDHYSIVTAKQQNYVKFYNEEIKYREIFRYPPFSHLMNIVVSGEKEEEVKNTAVSTYLTCQKLINKLQNKSYNKILGPAPAPISKINNRYRWQVILKSEDRDILTEIAEEIQKMKYSKDIRIAVDIDPLSIM; this is encoded by the coding sequence ATGTTTGCCGAGGTCGTTGTAGACATTAAATCTTCTAATACTGACAGGGTATATACTTATCGTATTCCTGAAGGAATGAATGTAAAAATTGGGATGAGGGTATCTGTCCCCTTTAATAATAGGTTTATAGAGGGATATGTAATAAGTATTACTGACAAGGCGTCTTATTCAGTGGATAAAATAAAGGATATCCATAGGATTTTAGACAGCTATAGCATATTTGATGAAAAAATGATTGAACTGGCTAAGTGGATGAAGGATTATTATAAATGTTATTTTTCTGAAGCTCTCCAGACTATAATGCCTGTAGGGATAAAGCAAGGGGAAAAGAAAGTAAAGGTTGTGAAAATAAATATTGATGAGATACCTTCACAGCTTTCCAAAAAGGCGCCAAAGCAATACGAAATATTACAATATTTAAAAAATAGAAGTCCTATTAGGCTTTCTGAGCTTGTCAAGGTGCTCAATATAGACTATGGAGTTATAAAAAGTTTACAAAATAAAGGGTATATAGAAATTTACGAGGAAGAAGTATTGAGATTTAGTGTAAAAGATATTGAAAAAACTAAGCCTCTATTATTGACAGAAGAACAACAAAGAGCTGTAGAAGAGGTTAAAAGGTCTATCTTGACAGGCACTTTTGATAAATATTTGCTTTTTGGTGTAACAGGAAGTGGCAAAACTGAAGTTTATCTTCAATTGATAGATGAAGCTATAAAAATAGGCAAAAGCGCTATAGTTTTAGTACCAGAAATCTCATTGACGCCTCAGACTATTGAAAGGTTTGTGAGTCGATTTGGCAATAGAGTGGCTGTAATTCACAGTGGCCTTTCACCGGGAGAACGTTTTGATGAATGGAGAAAAGTAAAAAATGGTTTAGTGGACGTAGTAGTTGGTGTGAGAAATGCAGTTTTTGCTCCTTTTAATAATCTTGGCCTCATTATAATTGACGAGGAACATGAGACCACCTACAAACAATCAGACTTAAGACCTAAATATAATGCTAAAGAAGTGGCAGAAAAGCGGTGTGAAATAGAAAAAGCAGTTCTGGTTATGGCCAGTGCTACTCCTTCTTTAGAGACCTATTATAAAGCTAATAAAGGAGAATATAAACTTATAAGACTTACAAAAAGGATTAATGTTTCTATGCCGCAGATAGAAGTTGTCAATATGAGTGAGGAATTGGCAAGCGGAAATACTTCAATATTTAGTCGCAAATTATTTTCCTATATAAAAGAAAATCTTAAAAGGAAAGAGCAAACTATTCTTTTTTTAAACAGAAGAGGATACTCTTCATTTGTTTCCTGCAGAGATTGCGGTTATGTGCCTAAATGTCCTAATTGTGATATTTCTTTAACTTATCATTTTGAAGATAAAAAATTGGTTTGCCATTATTGTGGTTATGAGGAGACTATGAAAGATACATGTCCTAAATGTGGAAGTAAAAGGATTAGGTATTTAGGCATAGGGACCGAAAGGGTAGAAAACGACATAAAAAAGTTTTTTCCTAATGCAAGAGTTTTGAGGATGGATGTAGATACCACAAGAAAAAAAGGGTCTCATGAGAAAATTTTTTATGACTTTAGAAATGGTAAGGCAGACATTCTAATCGGTACGCAAATGATATCTAAAGGCTTTGACATTCCAAATGTTACGTTGGTGGGAGTAATACTTGCAGATATAACTTTAAATCTTCCTGATTTTAGGTCCAGTGAGAGGACTTTTCAGCTGCTCACTCAGGTAGCTGGAAGGGCAGGAAGAGGTGAAAAGCCTGGAAGAGTAGTAATACAGACCTATGAAGATGACCACTATAGTATAGTTACTGCAAAACAGCAAAATTATGTGAAGTTTTACAACGAAGAGATAAAATACAGAGAAATTTTTAGATACCCTCCTTTTTCACATCTAATGAATATAGTGGTATCAGGAGAAAAGGAGGAAGAGGTTAAAAATACTGCTGTAAGCACTTATTTAACTTGTCAAAAGCTTATTAACAAACTTCAAAATAAGAGTTATAATAAAATATTAGGACCTGCTCCAGCTCCTATAAGTAAAATAAACAACCGATATAGATGGCAGGTCATTTTAAAAAGTGAAGATAGAGACATCTTGACGGAGATAGCAGAAGAAATTCAAAAGATGAAATATTCTAAAGATATAAGGATAGCTGTAGACATTGACCCTTTGAGTATAATGTAA
- a CDS encoding MFS transporter: MLNVIILGLTSLLTDISTEMVYPLIPLFLTSQLGASPAIVGIIEGFAESLASILKVFSGYISDKVGKRKPLAIAGYSFSTIGKMFLYFATSWGWVFLGRTSDRFGKGIRTAPRDALIAEAVDKDKIGRAYGLHRALDTLGATIGIALAYYFLTSYKGNYKAVFMYSLIPAFLGVFVLFFAKESKVTNQLSKKLSFSWRSLDRRLQMFLIVILIFALGNSSNQFLLLRAKNVGFSDSDVILLYLVYNIVYMIFSYPMGRLSDKIGRKKLLIIGYFLYGIVYLGFAVFGFKSAMWILFSVYGLYIALTEGVEKALVAEISPPHLKGTVIGLHATFTGIGLLPASFIAGILWDTLGVTAPFYFGGIMGVLAAIGLMIVL; this comes from the coding sequence TTGTTAAATGTAATTATTTTGGGGTTGACAAGTCTTCTTACAGATATATCTACTGAAATGGTATATCCTTTGATTCCACTTTTTCTCACCTCTCAACTGGGGGCAAGCCCGGCAATAGTGGGTATCATTGAAGGTTTTGCAGAAAGTTTAGCTAGCATACTTAAAGTTTTTTCAGGGTACATATCTGATAAAGTAGGTAAAAGAAAACCTTTAGCTATAGCTGGATATTCTTTTTCCACTATAGGAAAAATGTTTTTGTATTTTGCTACTTCATGGGGATGGGTGTTTTTAGGTAGAACTAGTGACAGATTTGGAAAAGGAATACGAACAGCCCCGAGAGATGCTTTAATTGCTGAAGCTGTAGATAAAGATAAGATCGGAAGAGCATATGGACTTCATAGAGCATTGGATACCTTAGGGGCAACGATTGGAATTGCTTTAGCCTATTATTTTTTGACTTCTTACAAAGGGAATTATAAGGCGGTTTTTATGTATTCTTTAATACCAGCTTTTTTAGGAGTTTTTGTGCTGTTTTTTGCTAAGGAAAGCAAAGTAACAAATCAACTTTCAAAAAAGCTTTCATTTTCTTGGAGAAGTCTTGATAGACGCCTTCAAATGTTTTTAATAGTTATTTTAATTTTTGCCTTGGGTAATTCCTCTAATCAATTTTTGCTTTTAAGGGCGAAAAATGTGGGATTTAGCGATTCGGATGTTATACTTTTGTATTTGGTGTACAACATAGTTTATATGATTTTTTCGTATCCTATGGGAAGATTGTCGGATAAAATAGGAAGAAAGAAACTTCTCATCATCGGCTATTTCCTTTACGGAATAGTGTATTTGGGATTTGCTGTTTTTGGCTTTAAAAGTGCTATGTGGATATTATTTTCTGTTTATGGTTTGTACATCGCTTTGACTGAGGGTGTTGAAAAAGCTTTAGTTGCGGAGATTTCTCCACCTCATTTAAAAGGTACAGTTATAGGGCTTCATGCTACTTTTACAGGCATTGGCCTTTTACCGGCTTCTTTTATAGCGGGAATACTTTGGGATACATTGGGAGTAACTGCACCTTTTTATTTTGGCGGAATTATGGGAGTTTTGGCTGCTATTGGCCTTATGATCGTTTTATGA
- the dapF gene encoding diaminopimelate epimerase: protein MKFTKMHGLGNDFIVIEARENVDYSELAIKLCDRHFGIGADGLLVVEPSGIADIRMRIFNADGSEAEMCGNGSRCFAKYVYERGIVKKEKMAVETLAGVIMPEVFVENGKVESVKVYMGSPIFEANKIPVKTDKQKFINEPVKIDGKVYKLTSIRVGVPHTIVFVKSLDENMIKELGPKIEKSSIFPQGTNVDFVKVEDKENISVRTWERGVGLTLACGSGACASAVASAVLGKTERNVNVHFKGGKLLVEWLDDNSIYLSGSVEEVFRGEIEL, encoded by the coding sequence GTGAAATTTACTAAAATGCATGGATTGGGAAATGACTTTATAGTAATTGAGGCTCGAGAAAATGTAGATTATAGTGAATTAGCTATTAAACTTTGTGATAGGCATTTTGGTATAGGGGCGGATGGTCTTTTAGTCGTTGAGCCTTCAGGAATTGCGGATATTAGGATGAGGATTTTTAATGCAGATGGTAGCGAAGCAGAAATGTGCGGTAATGGTTCTAGGTGTTTTGCAAAATATGTTTATGAAAGAGGGATAGTAAAAAAAGAGAAAATGGCAGTGGAAACCTTAGCGGGAGTGATTATGCCAGAAGTTTTTGTAGAAAATGGGAAAGTAGAAAGTGTAAAAGTTTACATGGGTAGTCCTATTTTTGAGGCTAATAAAATACCTGTAAAAACTGATAAGCAAAAATTTATAAATGAGCCGGTAAAAATAGATGGGAAAGTTTATAAATTAACTTCTATAAGAGTAGGAGTGCCTCATACTATTGTTTTTGTAAAATCCTTAGATGAAAATATGATTAAAGAATTAGGTCCTAAAATTGAAAAATCTTCCATTTTTCCTCAAGGTACAAATGTGGATTTTGTAAAAGTAGAAGATAAAGAAAATATTTCTGTAAGGACTTGGGAAAGAGGTGTGGGGCTTACTCTTGCCTGTGGAAGTGGTGCCTGTGCCTCTGCAGTAGCTTCAGCAGTTTTAGGTAAGACGGAGCGAAATGTCAATGTCCATTTTAAAGGTGGTAAACTTTTAGTAGAATGGCTGGATGACAATAGTATTTATTTATCTGGAAGTGTGGAAGAAGTCTTTAGAGGCGAGATAGAGCTTTAG
- the remA gene encoding extracellular matrix/biofilm regulator RemA has translation MSIKLINIGFGNIISANRLVAIVSPESAPIKRIIQEAKNRGMLIDATYGRRTRAVIITDSDHIILSAVQPETVANRLNSNKEILEDTLEEDEEEEEE, from the coding sequence ATGTCGATTAAATTAATAAATATTGGTTTTGGCAATATAATTTCGGCGAATAGATTGGTGGCAATAGTCAGTCCAGAATCAGCACCTATAAAAAGAATAATTCAAGAGGCAAAAAATAGAGGTATGCTTATTGATGCTACATATGGTAGAAGAACAAGAGCAGTTATAATAACTGATAGTGACCACATAATACTTTCTGCTGTTCAACCAGAGACCGTAGCTAATCGTCTCAATTCAAATAAAGAGATATTAGAGGACACTTTAGAAGAAGACGAAGAAGAAGAGGAAGAGTAG
- the thpR gene encoding RNA 2',3'-cyclic phosphodiesterase, translating into MRTFIGIDLDEKSIGKLSSFQEELKNYTIKGRWTHKDNFHITLKFLGEIETESVMKIKDSLEVAVKDISPFYIKFDKVGFFKGNGDMRVLWVGTEENSFLNKLHDNIDEELYKIGFEKDKRKFTSHITIARDIRLSIDIEEVNSLFEKQEKGAILVDTVFLYESVIQENRRKYIPIFSVPLK; encoded by the coding sequence ATGAGAACGTTTATTGGAATTGATTTAGATGAAAAATCAATAGGGAAATTATCAAGTTTTCAGGAAGAGTTAAAAAATTATACGATAAAAGGAAGATGGACTCATAAAGATAATTTCCATATTACTTTAAAATTTCTAGGGGAAATAGAAACAGAAAGTGTAATGAAAATAAAAGACTCTCTTGAAGTAGCAGTAAAAGATATTAGTCCCTTTTATATAAAATTTGACAAAGTAGGATTTTTTAAGGGAAATGGCGATATGCGAGTATTGTGGGTAGGTACAGAAGAAAATTCCTTTCTTAATAAACTGCATGACAATATAGATGAGGAATTATATAAAATTGGCTTTGAAAAAGATAAAAGAAAGTTTACTTCCCACATTACCATTGCCAGAGACATACGTTTAAGCATTGACATAGAAGAAGTAAATAGTCTTTTTGAAAAACAAGAAAAAGGAGCAATTTTAGTAGATACAGTTTTTTTGTATGAGAGTGTTATACAAGAAAATAGAAGAAAATATATTCCTATATTTAGTGTGCCTTTAAAATAA
- a CDS encoding Chromate resistance protein ChrB, with the protein MKWLLFVYKVPSDSSTARVTIWRRIKKIGALYLQQSVCIVPYMERFLKEIEKLKDEIKGFGGDFKAFEVVALDEEIEKDVIEQFNHQRREEYSEIKEQCEEFFKEIEKEIARKNFTFAELEENEDELNKLYKWFEKVAQRDVFECEMKKEVKDLLEKASRDFEYFASLVYENNKE; encoded by the coding sequence TTGAAGTGGTTACTTTTTGTGTATAAGGTCCCAAGTGATTCGTCAACAGCTAGGGTTACTATATGGAGAAGAATAAAAAAAATTGGCGCTTTGTATTTACAACAGTCTGTATGTATTGTGCCTTACATGGAAAGGTTTTTAAAAGAAATAGAGAAGCTAAAGGATGAAATTAAAGGCTTTGGAGGAGATTTTAAAGCCTTTGAAGTAGTGGCCCTTGATGAAGAAATAGAGAAGGATGTGATAGAACAATTTAATCATCAAAGGAGGGAAGAATATAGTGAAATAAAGGAACAATGTGAAGAGTTTTTTAAAGAGATTGAAAAAGAGATAGCAAGAAAAAATTTTACTTTTGCAGAATTAGAGGAAAATGAAGATGAGTTGAATAAGTTATATAAGTGGTTTGAAAAAGTAGCCCAAAGAGATGTGTTTGAGTGTGAAATGAAAAAAGAGGTTAAGGATTTATTAGAAAAAGCCAGTCGAGACTTTGAATATTTTGCTTCATTGGTTTATGAAAATAATAAAGAGTGA
- a CDS encoding YicC/YloC family endoribonuclease, with the protein MIKSMTGYGRGEIKEKGYYITVEIKSLNHRFLDINCRMNKLLSGLEEKVREFVSKQIARGRIELNIGFEVYERSINVIEIDENLLSEYLRVFTDVKSKFELEGFIKVSDLVYLPEVIRVKNEDLDLEEIWELLKLPLGEAINNLIDMRNKEGIKLYDDIVNRMGKISDIVKEIEDLSFVMVEDYRKRLEQRIRELGVDIDPNRMAMEIAIIADKSCIAEEITRLKSHIIQFKDSLKEEGSIGKKLDFIVQEMNREANTIASKSIDYRISNKVIDLKNEIEKIREQVQNIE; encoded by the coding sequence ATGATAAAAAGCATGACCGGTTATGGAAGAGGTGAGATTAAGGAAAAAGGCTATTATATAACTGTGGAAATTAAATCTTTAAACCACAGATTTTTAGACATAAATTGCAGGATGAATAAACTTTTAAGTGGACTTGAAGAAAAAGTGAGAGAATTTGTTTCAAAGCAGATTGCGAGAGGGAGAATAGAATTAAATATTGGTTTTGAAGTGTATGAAAGAAGTATTAATGTTATAGAAATTGATGAGAATCTTTTGTCAGAATATCTTAGAGTTTTTACTGATGTAAAGTCTAAATTTGAATTAGAAGGATTTATAAAGGTAAGTGATTTAGTGTATCTGCCGGAAGTTATCAGGGTAAAGAATGAGGATTTGGATTTAGAAGAAATATGGGAGTTATTAAAACTGCCATTGGGAGAAGCTATTAATAACCTCATTGACATGAGAAACAAAGAAGGTATAAAATTATACGATGATATAGTTAATAGAATGGGCAAAATTTCAGATATAGTAAAAGAGATTGAAGATTTGAGTTTTGTAATGGTAGAAGATTATAGAAAAAGATTGGAACAGCGTATAAGAGAATTGGGGGTAGATATAGACCCTAATAGGATGGCAATGGAAATAGCAATTATTGCTGACAAGTCATGTATTGCTGAAGAAATAACAAGGCTTAAAAGCCATATTATTCAATTTAAAGATTCTTTAAAAGAAGAAGGTTCTATAGGCAAAAAATTAGATTTTATAGTTCAGGAGATGAATCGTGAAGCGAATACGATTGCTTCAAAGTCAATAGACTATAGAATTTCTAACAAAGTCATTGACTTGAAAAATGAGATTGAAAAAATTAGAGAACAAGTTCAAAATATTGAGTAG
- the gmk gene encoding guanylate kinase: MLSKKKKGLLIVLSGPSGAGKGTICKALMKKEKNLKLSISATTRQPRSGEIEGKNYFFKSEEEFEKMIENDSFLEWAKVYDHYYGTPKDFVLKNLEEGNDVVLEIDIQGALKIKEKFPEGVFIFILPPSMEELKNRIKKRGTETEEEIIKRFKSAYEELNYVSRYNYVVINDSVEEAVEKIKAIIIAEKCRVDRNKDLYLEIKEGLV; encoded by the coding sequence GTGTTGTCGAAAAAGAAAAAAGGGTTACTTATTGTGCTTTCTGGGCCTTCAGGGGCAGGAAAAGGAACCATATGCAAAGCCTTGATGAAAAAAGAGAAAAATTTAAAATTGAGTATATCTGCCACCACCCGTCAGCCAAGAAGCGGGGAAATAGAAGGGAAAAACTATTTTTTTAAATCGGAAGAGGAATTTGAGAAAATGATAGAAAATGATTCTTTTTTAGAATGGGCAAAGGTATACGACCACTACTATGGAACACCGAAGGATTTCGTGTTAAAAAATTTAGAAGAAGGAAATGATGTAGTTTTAGAGATAGATATTCAAGGAGCTTTAAAAATAAAAGAGAAGTTTCCAGAAGGAGTGTTTATTTTCATATTGCCTCCTTCAATGGAAGAATTAAAAAATAGGATTAAAAAACGGGGGACAGAGACAGAAGAGGAGATAATAAAAAGATTTAAAAGTGCTTATGAGGAATTAAACTATGTTTCCAGGTACAATTATGTAGTTATAAATGATAGTGTAGAAGAAGCGGTTGAAAAAATTAAAGCTATAATTATTGCAGAGAAATGCAGAGTTGATAGAAATAAGGATTTGTACTTAGAAATCAAGGAGGGGTTGGTATGA